A part of Miscanthus floridulus cultivar M001 chromosome 6, ASM1932011v1, whole genome shotgun sequence genomic DNA contains:
- the LOC136460060 gene encoding uncharacterized protein At5g19025-like, which produces MAECRSLIEFLRAFEHHRRAADSSASASACSRSRRAASSAAGASGSFCDSTPMAVVDAVMLLAVVTALGFLLIPYLKLLFLEMGALLHHPAASCLPAAAFFGAAVAVAAAVVAWELLGHHARKCGKPRCRGLKKAVEFDIQLETEECVRGRPGPAARSALLAAAGARPVELGDEQRELEAELRKMAPPNGRTVLIFRAPCGCPKGRMEVWGAKKVRRIKK; this is translated from the coding sequence TCATCGAGTTCCTCCGCGCGTTCGAGCACCACCGCAGGGCGGCCGAcagctccgcctccgcctccgcgtgcTCCCGATCCAGGCGGGCGGCCTCCTCCGCCGCGGGGGCCTCCGGCTCCTTCTGCGACAGCACCCCGATGGCCGTGGTCGACGCGGTCAtgctcctcgccgtcgtcaccgcgCTCGGCTTCCTCCTGATCCCGTACCTCAAGCTGCTCTTCCTAGAGATGGGCGCGCTGCTCCACCACCCGGCCGCGTCCtgcctccccgccgccgccttcttcggggccgccgtcgccgtcgccgcggcGGTCGTCGCGTGGGAGCTGCTGGGCCACCACGCGCGCAAGTGCGGCAAGCCCAGGTGCAGGGGCCTCAAGAAGGCCGTCGAGTTCGACATCCAGCTCGAGACGGAGGAGTGCGTGCGCGGCCGCCCCGGCCCCGCCGCGCGATCGGCGCTGCTGGCCGCGGCCGGGGCGCGTCCCGTGGAGCTAGGCGACGAGCAGCGGGAGCTGGAGGCCGAGCTGCGCAAGATGGCGCCGCCCAACGGCCGTACCGTCCTCATCTTCCGCGCCCCCTGCGGCTGCCCCAAGGGCCGCATGGAGGTCTGGGGCGCCAAGAAGGTGCGCCGGATCAAGAAGTAA